The sequence below is a genomic window from Acidobacteriota bacterium.
GAATGCCCTGGTCCCGCCCCCGCCGGGTCATCCACGACGCCACCACCGTCTGTTGCCGGCGATTGTAGAAGCGGTGCAGAGCCTCCACCACGCACAGTGCCCAGCCTTCGGCTCCGGGGATCCGGCGCAGCTCCGCCAGTAGATCTTCCGCCGCCTCGCCGTAGCCGTGGAACCCCATCAAGAGCGGGAACGGCCCCGGGCCCTCCGGCACCTCCAGCAGATAGCGACCGTGGGTGGTGGCGGGGAGCCAGTGCTCGGCGGGCGCTCCGCCGTGGGGATCGGCGGTCATCGGCCTACCGCCGCCGCCAGCTCTCGCACTCGCCGTTCGAGGCGCTGGGGCAGATCCGCTTCACCGCCATGCTCCTCCACCAGCCGGACCAGGGCGCTGCCCACCACCACGCCGTCGGCCATCTTCGCCACCGAACGCACCTGCTCGGGGGTGGAGATGCCAAAGCCCACCGCCAACGGCATGCGCACCTTGCGCCGTACCTTCTTGACCTCCCGACCGAGGGCGCGGGAGAACTCCGTGGGAGCGCCGGTGACGCCGGTGCGGGGCACGTAGTAGACGAAGCCGGTGGAGGCCTGGGCGACCTTCTGGATCCGCTCCCGACTGCTGGTGGGAGCGAGGAGGAAGACCGTGTCCAGCTCCCGCTGGCGCATGGCCGGTAGATACTCCCCCTCCGCCTCCTCCGGCGGCAGATCGAGGCAGAGCACGCCGTCGATGCCGGATTGGGCTGCCTGCTCGGCGAAGCGCTCGACGCCGCTGGCGAGGATCGGATTGAAGTAGGTAAA
It includes:
- the trpA gene encoding tryptophan synthase subunit alpha; amino-acid sequence: MSAISEVFERCKEEQRAAFIPYLTAGDPDLETTGRLMQALVDGGADIIELGVPFSDPIADGPTNQRAAVRALESGTKLSAILSLVARQRDRLGVPVLLFTYFNPILASGVERFAEQAAQSGIDGVLCLDLPPEEAEGEYLPAMRQRELDTVFLLAPTSSRERIQKVAQASTGFVYYVPRTGVTGAPTEFSRALGREVKKVRRKVRMPLAVGFGISTPEQVRSVAKMADGVVVGSALVRLVEEHGGEADLPQRLERRVRELAAAVGR